Proteins encoded by one window of Cyanobium sp. NS01:
- a CDS encoding linear amide C-N hydrolase, with protein MSRLGLGLTAASTAVLVLTTAPLALACTGGALTATDGGVAVGRTLEFGKPLDSQIAVWPAGSSFTGSSNRGKGLSYRSRYGFVGATAAQYADMILDGLNEKGLNVGLFYFPGFAQYTPEARARQDRTLAPAQLGTWLLANFATVEEVKAGLSGVELTAQVISLLGAVPDVHFKVQDASGKSIVIEPRDGRLLVHDNPTRVLTNAPTFPWHLTNLTNYLTVSSAYAPASTIGAPGAGQLKLTPFGMGAGSMGLPGDFSPPSRFVRMVFFTQNASKSPTTTAAVGQLFHILNNFDIPLGVARPPAGTAEVTPDYTTWTSVSNLRDLTFNWKTFGDQRVRTLDLRQALSAAGGQLKLLPMGPQQPDAVSPTLEVRLN; from the coding sequence ATGTCGCGCCTCGGCCTCGGCCTGACCGCCGCCAGCACCGCTGTACTGGTCCTGACCACGGCCCCCCTGGCCCTGGCCTGCACGGGGGGAGCCCTCACCGCCACCGATGGGGGTGTGGCGGTGGGGCGCACGCTGGAATTCGGCAAACCGCTCGATTCACAGATCGCCGTGTGGCCGGCGGGCAGCAGCTTCACTGGCTCCAGTAACCGGGGCAAGGGCCTCAGCTATCGCTCCCGCTACGGATTCGTGGGGGCCACCGCGGCCCAGTACGCGGACATGATCCTGGATGGGCTCAACGAAAAGGGGCTCAATGTGGGCCTCTTCTATTTCCCCGGCTTCGCCCAGTACACCCCCGAGGCCCGGGCGCGGCAGGATCGCACCCTGGCGCCGGCTCAGCTGGGCACCTGGCTGCTGGCCAACTTCGCCACCGTGGAGGAGGTGAAGGCCGGCCTGAGCGGCGTGGAGCTCACGGCCCAGGTGATCAGCCTGCTGGGGGCGGTGCCCGATGTGCATTTCAAGGTGCAGGATGCCAGCGGCAAGAGCATCGTCATCGAGCCGCGGGATGGCCGCCTGCTGGTGCACGACAACCCCACCCGGGTGCTCACCAACGCACCCACCTTCCCCTGGCACCTCACCAACCTCACCAACTACCTCACCGTCAGCAGCGCCTACGCGCCCGCTTCCACGATCGGGGCCCCCGGTGCGGGCCAGCTCAAGCTCACCCCCTTCGGCATGGGTGCCGGCAGCATGGGCCTGCCAGGAGATTTCAGCCCGCCGTCGCGCTTCGTGCGGATGGTGTTCTTCACCCAGAACGCCTCGAAGAGCCCCACCACCACGGCGGCAGTGGGCCAGCTCTTCCACATCCTCAACAACTTCGACATCCCGCTCGGCGTGGCCAGGCCGCCGGCCGGCACAGCCGAGGTGACCCCCGACTACACCACCTGGACCAGCGTTTCCAACCTCAGGGATCTCACCTTCAACTGGAAGACCTTCGGCGATCAGCGGGTGCGGACCCTCGATCTGCGCCAGGCCCTCAGCGCCGCAGGCGGTCAGTTGAAGCTGCTGCCGATGGGGCCCCAGCAGCCCGACGCGGTGAGCCCCACCCTGGAGGTGCGGCTCAACTGA
- the crtH gene encoding carotenoid isomerase, which translates to MERPEWDAIVIGSGIGGLVTATQLAAKGARVLVLERYLIPGGSGGSFRREGYTFDVGASMIFGFGEKGHTNLLTRALADVGEHCATVPDPAQLAYHLPDGLEVAVDRDYDTFIADLTALFPHEARGIRAFYDTCWQVFRCLDAMPLLSLEDPAYLAKVFFKAPLACLGLARWLPENAGAVARRHIRDPALLKFIDMECFCWSVMPADLTPMINAGMVFSDRHAGGINYPRGGVGTIAEKLVAGLERHGGTIRYRCRVTRVLLENGQAVGVELADGEQIHCRRVVSNATRWDTFAGEDSPRSTLVEAADTPAAEATWRRRYKPSSSFLSLHLGIDAALVPEGFHCHHLLLEAWEAMEAEQGVVFVSMPTLLDPSLAPEGHHILHSFTPSAIEAWSQLSPGAYAAKKEADAARLIQRLDTILPGLSGAIRHREIGTPRTHRRFLGRSGGSYGPVPALRLPGLLPMPFNRTGVSGLYCVGDSCFPGQGLNAVAFSGFACAHRIGADLGLNPWALPA; encoded by the coding sequence GTGGAGCGGCCAGAGTGGGACGCCATTGTGATCGGCTCCGGCATCGGCGGGCTGGTCACCGCCACCCAGCTGGCTGCCAAGGGTGCCAGGGTGCTGGTGCTGGAGCGCTACCTGATCCCGGGCGGCAGCGGCGGCAGCTTCAGGCGCGAGGGCTACACCTTCGATGTGGGCGCCTCGATGATCTTCGGCTTCGGCGAGAAGGGCCACACCAACCTGCTCACCCGCGCCCTGGCCGATGTGGGCGAGCACTGCGCCACGGTGCCCGATCCAGCCCAGCTGGCCTACCACCTGCCCGATGGCCTGGAGGTGGCGGTGGACCGTGACTACGACACCTTCATCGCCGATCTCACCGCCCTGTTCCCCCACGAGGCCAGGGGCATCCGCGCCTTCTACGACACCTGCTGGCAGGTGTTCCGCTGCCTCGATGCGATGCCGCTGCTGTCGCTGGAGGATCCCGCCTACCTGGCCAAGGTGTTCTTCAAGGCGCCGCTGGCCTGCCTGGGGCTGGCCCGCTGGCTGCCGGAGAACGCTGGAGCGGTGGCGCGGCGCCACATCCGCGATCCGGCGCTGCTCAAGTTCATCGACATGGAGTGCTTCTGCTGGTCGGTGATGCCGGCGGATCTCACGCCGATGATCAACGCCGGCATGGTGTTCTCCGACCGCCACGCCGGCGGCATCAACTACCCCCGCGGCGGCGTCGGCACGATCGCCGAGAAGCTGGTGGCGGGCCTGGAGCGCCACGGCGGCACGATCCGCTACCGCTGCCGCGTCACCCGGGTGCTGCTGGAGAACGGCCAGGCCGTGGGGGTGGAGCTGGCCGATGGCGAACAGATCCACTGCCGCCGGGTGGTGAGCAATGCCACCCGCTGGGACACCTTCGCGGGGGAGGATTCGCCCCGCAGCACCCTGGTGGAGGCGGCCGACACCCCCGCTGCCGAGGCCACCTGGCGGCGGCGTTACAAGCCCTCCAGTTCCTTCCTCTCGCTGCACCTCGGCATCGACGCCGCCCTGGTGCCCGAGGGCTTCCACTGCCACCACCTGCTGCTGGAGGCCTGGGAGGCGATGGAGGCCGAGCAGGGGGTGGTGTTCGTGTCGATGCCGACGCTGCTCGATCCCTCCCTGGCGCCTGAGGGCCACCACATCCTGCACAGCTTCACCCCCAGCGCCATCGAGGCCTGGAGCCAGCTCAGCCCGGGCGCCTACGCCGCCAAGAAGGAGGCCGATGCGGCGCGCCTGATCCAGCGGCTGGACACGATCCTGCCTGGCCTCAGCGGCGCCATCCGCCACCGGGAGATCGGCACCCCCCGCACCCACCGGCGCTTCCTGGGCCGCAGCGGCGGCAGCTACGGGCCCGTGCCGGCCCTGCGGCTGCCGGGGCTGCTGCCGATGCCCTTCAACCGCACCGGCGTCAGCGGGCTCTACTGCGTGGGCGATTCCTGCTTCCCGGGCCAGGGCCTCAACGCCGTGGCCTTCAGCGGCTTCGCCTGCGCCCACCGGATCGGTGCCGACCTGGGGCTCAACCCCTGGGCGCTGCCGGCCTGA
- a CDS encoding response regulator transcription factor, which translates to MPQPASDLAKRVLVVDPHATLRTVLAQRLRQDSHLAAAVATAKEALEVCRDQSPDLLISAELLDESSALRLASQLRCPVMVLTARSGSEPVVTLLDAGADDVLRKPFGLEELAARCRTLLRRSSTGLQEQVCVGPLEVHLLLRQVTLRDQPVELSPREFALLCALLMPPGVVRSRQELLRMAWPPFSGGPRSVDTQVLTLRRKLEQAGLGEGGGIDTVRQQGYRFSLDTLPEHPAAGPDLLPVGSPLPNPVNSLA; encoded by the coding sequence TTGCCGCAGCCTGCCTCCGATCTGGCCAAGCGTGTGCTGGTGGTTGATCCCCACGCCACCCTGCGCACCGTTCTGGCCCAGCGCCTCCGTCAGGACTCCCACCTGGCTGCCGCCGTCGCCACGGCCAAAGAGGCCCTGGAAGTGTGCCGCGACCAGTCGCCTGACCTGCTGATCAGCGCGGAACTGCTGGATGAGAGCAGTGCTCTGCGCCTGGCCAGCCAGCTGCGTTGCCCGGTGATGGTGCTCACGGCCCGCTCGGGCTCCGAGCCCGTTGTCACCCTGCTCGATGCCGGCGCTGACGACGTGCTGCGCAAGCCGTTCGGGCTCGAGGAACTCGCTGCCCGCTGCCGCACCCTGCTGCGTCGCAGCTCAACGGGTCTGCAGGAGCAGGTCTGCGTGGGCCCCTTGGAGGTGCATCTGCTGCTGCGACAGGTCACCCTCCGCGACCAGCCCGTGGAGTTGAGTCCGCGCGAATTTGCCCTGCTCTGTGCCCTGTTGATGCCCCCGGGGGTGGTGCGCAGCCGCCAGGAACTGCTGCGCATGGCCTGGCCCCCGTTCAGTGGCGGCCCCCGTTCCGTGGACACCCAGGTGCTCACGCTGCGCCGCAAGCTGGAGCAGGCCGGCCTCGGGGAGGGCGGCGGTATCGACACCGTGCGTCAGCAGGGTTACCGCTTCAGCCTCGACACCCTTCCCGAGCATCCTGCGGCCGGACCTGACCTGCTGCCGGTGGGTTCACCCCTGCCCAATCCGGTCAATTCCCTGGCCTGA
- a CDS encoding DUF6761 family protein, with protein sequence MNALQHPDAIRHFQSLCDACQELSLRHHGPADLRLYADGYLHALRRTAVLDPLVLRRLEDLVERWILDPSSFIGPDGDPRALYESGYETGRR encoded by the coding sequence ATGAACGCGCTTCAGCACCCCGACGCCATCCGCCACTTCCAGTCGCTGTGTGACGCCTGCCAGGAGCTCTCACTCCGGCACCACGGCCCGGCGGACCTGCGGCTCTATGCCGATGGCTACCTGCACGCACTGCGCCGCACCGCCGTACTCGACCCCCTGGTCCTGCGGCGGCTTGAAGATCTGGTGGAACGCTGGATTCTCGACCCCTCCAGCTTCATCGGCCCAGACGGCGACCCCAGGGCGCTGTACGAGAGCGGCTACGAAACCGGCCGCCGCTAG